From Cryobacterium sp. GrIS_2_6:
GCGCACTGAAACAGGGACGGGCCTCAGGCCCGCCCCCGCGGAGTTCCGGTGGAGAGCCGGGCCTCAGTCGTCTTCGGAAGCCGCCAGCCGGTAACCGACGCCGCGCACGGTCTCGAGCCAGCGCGGGGTGGTGAGGCTGTCGCCGAGCTTGCGGCGAAGGTTGCCCATGTGCGCTTCGACGGCACGCTTGTCGGCCTCGTTCACGTAGTACGCGGTCACGTAGCTTTCGCCGCGCAGGAGGAGAGCGAGGTCGGCCTTGCTGCGCACGCGGCGCTTGGAGTCGAGCAACGCGGCGAGCAGGTCGAATTCGGTGCGGGTGAGGTCGAGCTCCGCCGTGCCGAGCACCGCGAGACGCATTTCCGGGCTGAGGCGCAGGCCGTTGTGCTCCATCCAGTCCGCGGCCTCCGGAACGGCGGGCTGCGGCGCGATGAGTGCGAGCGCGTTCGAGGGGGCGGATGCCGGCGGCTGGGCCACAGGGGGAGCCGCCGGCGTCGGGGCGGTCGCCCAGCCCTGCGGGGGCGCAGGCGCGTACTCGACCGGGGCGGGGACCCAGCCAGATGGCGCGGGAACGTATCCGGGCGGCGGAGCCTGCTGGTACTTCACCGGCGGGGCGGCCTGCGGGGGCGGCGCCATCTGGTACTGCACGGGCGGTGCCTGCTGGTACTGCGGGGCCTGCTGGTAAGTCGTCGGCTGCGCAGCGGGCGGCTGCTGGTATTGCGGAGCCGCGGCGGCCGGACGGTACTCGACCGGAGGAGCCTGCGCGTACTCCGGCGCGGATGCGGCCTGCGCATAGTCGGTGGTGGACTGCTCTGAGGTCGCGTACTCGGCCGGCGCGGCCGGGAAGCCGGAGTCGTCGGAGGCGTCCGCAGACGGGGCATCCGCATAGTTCGAAGACGGTGAGACGAGGGCCTGACGGGGACGACGCATCATGGCGTCGATCCTGGCGCGCAGTTCACGCGGGCGGAACGGCTTGGTCATATAGTCGTCTGCGCCGGCTTCGAGGCCCTGCAGGGTGTCGATTTCCTCGTCGCGCGCGGTGAGCATCACGATGTAGGTCGAGCTGAAGGCGCGAATGCGCTTCGCGGTCTCGAGGCCGTCCATGCCCGGCATGCTCACGTCGAGGGTCGTGACGATCGGGTCGTACGCCCGCACCGCGCGCACGCCGTCGACACCGTTGCTCGTCGCGATTGCGTCGAAACCGGCCTGGGTCAGCACGGCCTCGAGGAGATGTCGGATATCGTCGTCGTCCTCGATGATGACAGCAACGCGCCGCTCACTCTCCGTTGTTTCCATGATCTATCTCCTAGCTGCTTCGGCCTGAGACCGAAAACGAACAATGAACGGTGTGCTGTCGAAGGGGGTGCCGCATGCACCGGGGCTTACCATCCGGCAGCCTTGGTGAGCGCGAGTGCCTGGGCGTTCCACCAGTCCCCCGCAGTGGGGCCGCCGTTGCAGGTTCCGTCGCTCTCGCCCGGCTGCTTGATCCAGAGGTTCGCATCCTGGGCGCCCTGGTTCGAGACGACGGAGGGCAGGACGCCGAGGGCGCGGCCGGGGGGATTGCACCACTCGCCGTTCGAGCCCGCGCCGTTGCGGGAGGTGTCGATCACATAGTGGGCGCCGTTGGTGAGGTCGGAGACCTGCTGTGCATACGCGTGCTCGGCCGCGGAGTCCATGTAGTTGGACACGTTCGTCGCGAACCCGCGTACGGAGGCGATGCCCGAGCGGTTGAGTAGCCCGGCCATCGCGGACGGGGCGATCCATTCGGAGTGGCCGGCGTCGAGGTAGACCGTTGCCCGCGTGGGTGCGAGCAGGTCGACCGCGGTGTGCACCTCGTGCACCCGCTCCTCGACGTTGTTGCACTGGGTTGCGAGGGAGAGGGCATCTGGCTCGAGAATCACGACGGCCTCGCGCAGCGTCAGGGTCGTCGCGATCGCCTTCACCCAGCCGGGGTATTCGAGTACCGAGAGTCCGCCGGCCGAGAAGTTGCCGCAGTCCCGGTTGGGGATTCCATAGAGAACGAAGACGGCGGTCTTCCCGTCCTTGATCGCGGCATCTGTGATGGTCGCGACCTCTTCGCCGACCGTGTCGAGCGGATACTTCTCCGGCGTCAGCCAGATCGCTGCGGGCTGGGCGGCGAGCCGCCTCAGCGCCGTCGCCGTGACCGAGGTCGCCCCGGACCTTTCGGCTGCATCCGCTGCGGCCTGCGCCGCAGAGGAGGACGGATTGACGTAGAACGATGTGGTCGCCAGCGGGTTCACGGTCTGACCTCCGGGTACCTGCAGGGCGAAAGCGCTGACGAAGGTGCCGAGGGCAAGGACGGGCACCGCCAGGGCGATGATGCCGAGGACGAGACCTGTACGAGAGCCGGACGGATGCACGCATCCGCCCTATCGGGGGGGTTCGACAAATATGTTACGCAGGAGTATCGTCTGACGGTTATCTGTCCCCTTTCGGCGTCCCATTTCGCCCCCAGTCCGGGGTGATCGGCGGCATCGGACGCGGTCAGGCGCGCGTGCGCGCGGCGTTACACTCGAACGTGTGAATCCAATGGCGCAGGTTGATGTCGTACTTATTGGTGGCGGCGTCATGAGCGCCACTCTCGGAACCTTGATCAAACAAGTGCAGCCCGACTGGAGTATTGAGGTCTACGAGCGCCTCGGCGAGGTCGCCCAGGAGAGTTCGAACCCCTGGAACAACGCCGGGACCGGTCACGCTGCCCTGTGCGAGCTCAACTACATGCCCCAGGCGAGCGACGGAAGCGTCACCGCCGACAAAGCCGTGAGCATCAATGAGCAGTTCCAGATCAGCCGCCAGCTCTGGTCGTCCCTGGTCATCGACGGCGTTCTTCCCGAACCGACGAAGTTCATCAACTCGACGCCGCACATGACGTTCGTGCACGGCAAATCCAACGTCGAGTACCTGCGCAAACGGTTCGCGGCGCTCAAGGACCAGCCGCTCTTCCACGGGATGGAATACAGCGAGGACCCGGCCGTCATCGGCACCTGGACCCCGCTGCTCACGAAAAATCGCCCGAAGAACCAGCGCATCGCCGCGACCCGGATCGCGTCGGGCACCGATGTCGACTTCGGCGCACTCACCCGCTACCTCTTCGACGACCTCGCGACCAAGGGCGTCGGCGTCCACGTCAACCAGCAGGTCACCGGCCTGAAGAAGCTGACGGACGGCACCTGGCGGCTGAACCTCCGGCGCCTCGTCGGCGGGCATCCCAGCACGGTGAAGGCCCGCTTCGTGTTCGTGGGTGCCGGCGGCGGTGCGCTCGCCCTGCTGCAGCAGAGCGGCATCCCCGAGGCGCGGGGCTTCGGCGGCTTCCCGATCAGCGGCCAGTTCCTGCGCACAACCAATCCCGCGGTCGTCGCCCAGCACCAGGCCAAGGTCTACGGCAAGGCCGCCGTCGGCGCCCCGCCGATGTCGGTCCCGCACCTCGACACCCGCCACGTCGAGGGGGAGGCCTCGCTGTTGTTCGGGCCTTTCGCGGGGTTCACGCCCAAGTTCCTCAAGTCGAGCACCTGGTTCGACCTCCCCTTCTCTGTCCGTGGGCACAACATCGGTCCGATGCTCGCCGTCGCCCGGCACAACGTCGGCCTGATGAAGTACCTCTTCGGCGAGGTCTTCGCGTCCCGCACTGCCAAACTCAAGGCCCTGCAGGAGTTCATGCCGACGGCCAAGATGGCCGACTGGGAGCTCATCACCGCGGGCCAGCGTGTTCAGGTGATGAAGAAGGACCCGAAGGAGGGCGGAGTGCTGCAATTCGGCACCGAGGTCATCACCTCGGCCGACGGCAGCATCGCCGGCCTGCTCGGGGCATCCCCCGGGGCATCGACCGCGGCTCCGATCATGGTCGACCTGCTCCAGCGCTGCTTCCCCGAGCAGTACCCGGCCTGGGAACCGCGACTCCGCGAACTGATCCCGAGCCTCGGCACGACCCTGTCCGACGCCCCCGCCCGCGCCGCAGCCTCCCTCGCCGCGACCGCCGCGACCCTGCACCTCACCAACCCCTGACCAATCCGACGGAGTTTTTGCGTTTTCTGTCCGTGAGCGGGCGGTTTCGGCTCGTTTTCGACAAAATCTCCGTCGAATCGGTGAGGGTGGATGCCGCGGCACCCTTGCGCAAGTATCGAACGTGTGTTCGAATGTAAGCATGCGGTGGAGCGGGCAGGAACTCACAACGGAACAGGCGGGCGCGCTTCCCGGCCTTGCCCGGCTGAACAACCTGGTGCGGAGCGTGCGCACACCCGAGTTCGCGGGGATCACCTTCCACGAGATCCTGGCCAAGTCCGCGCTCAACCGGGTACCCGGCCAGAGCGCCATGCCGTTCGGCTGGACGATCAACCCCTACCGAGGCTGCTCCCATGCCTGCACATACTGCCTGAGCCCGGAAACGCTCATCCTGATGGCGGACGGGCGGCAGAAGCCGCTCTGGCAGGTCAGGGTTGGCGATGCGATCATGGGCACGGAGACCGTCGGCGCCTACCGGCGGTATATGCAGACGACAGTGCTCGCTTCGTGGGACACCCGGAAGCGCGGCTACCGCGTCACCCTAGCTGACGGAACCGAGCTCGTCGCCAGCGGAGACCATCGCTTCCTCACCGAACGGGGTTGGAAGTACGTCACCCGCGCCATGCGCGGGGACGACCAACGTCCCTACCTGACCGAGAACAACAAACTCATGGGTTTCGGGCTCAATGGGCTCACGGAGGCGACGCAGCCGAACTACTTCGCGCCGAGTTACCGACGCGGGTACTTGACCGGCATGATTCGCGGTGACGGGATGATGATCTCGCGCGACTATCCACGTCGAGCCGGCGGCGGAAACAAAGTGCGGCTCTTCCGGCTTGCCTTGACGGACGTCGAGGCGCTCAACCGCTCGAGACTGTTCCTCGAACAGGAGGGAGTAGTCACGCAGACCCGTCCGTTCTCCGCGCCTTCCCTCACTCGGCGCGCCGTGACCTCGATCTACTCGGGCAAGGCCGCGTCGTTCGCCCGGATCGCGGAGCTCATCCGCTGGGTTGACGACCCCGACGACGATTGGCATGCCGGGTTTCTTGCCGGTGTTTTCGATGCGGAGGGCTCAGGTTCGCGAGGCATTCTGCGGATCAGTAACAAGGACGCGACGATACTCGACAACATCCAGAAGTCCATGTCCGCGCTGGGTATTGAGCACGTGTTAGAGGGTGCGCGGCCGAACGGCGTTCGCTGTGTTCGGGTTACCGGCGGGCTGCCGATGCGTTCCAGGTTCTTCGGGCTGGTAGGCCCCGCGATCGACCGGAAGCTGTCCATTGCCGGTGCAGCAGTGAAGTCCGCGGCATTGCTGCAGGTCGTGTCCGTGGAGGACCTGGGGAGCACGATGGACATGATCGATATCTCGACCGCGACCGGAGATTTCATCGCGAACGGGGTCATCAGCCACAACTGTTTTGCTCGCAACACGCACACGTACCTCGACCTCGACGCAGGCAAGGACTTCGACAACGAGATCATCGTGAAGGTCAACGTCGCCGAGGTGCTCCGCAAGGAGCTCGCCAGGCCCGCCTGGCAGCGCAACGCCGTCGCGCTCGGCACCAACACCGATCCCTACCAGCGCGCAGAGGGCCGCTACCGGCTGATGCCGGGCGTGATCGCGGCGCTCGCCGACTCCGGAACCCCGCTCTCGATCCTGACCAAAGGCACCCTGATCCGGCGCGACCTCGACCTGCTCGTCGAGGCGAGCACGCTCGTGCCCGTCGACCTTGCCCTCTCGATCGCGATCTATGACGACGAACTGCAGTCCGCGGTCGAGCCGGGCACCCCATCAACGGCGGCGCGCCTCGCCACGGTGACCGCGATCCGGGAACGCGGCCTGCGCTGCTCGGTGTTCATGATGCCGATCCTGCCGTTCCTCACCGACACCCGCGCGCACCTCGACGATGCCCTCCGCCAGGCGAAGGCCGCCGGGGCCTCCGACGTGATGTACACCGCGCTGCACCTGCGGCCGGGGGTACGCGACTGGTTCATGCAGTGGCTCGCGAGGGACCACCCCGACCTCGTGCCCCGCTACCACGAGCTCTACGGTCGCAACGCCTACGCACCCAAGGGCTACCGGCAATGGCTCGCGCTCCGGATCAAACCGCTGATCCGGGCGCACGGGCTCGAGCACGGGATCGAGGATCCCGTCACCGGCGGCGTCCGCTCCCGCGCGCTCGCCCGCCCCGCGCCCGCCGTCCCTGCGTTCCCTGGCCAGCCCGTGCCCGGCCCGAGGTTGCTCATCGCGGGCGAGCTCCCTCCTGAGCTGCACCCGACCTTGTTCTGAACGGCGGCCTCGAACAGCGGATGCCTCGCTGCGGCCCGGCCCCCGGCTCAGGTGTCGCAGATCGACGTTCAACGCTCACGCGAACCTCGATTCGCGACCCCTCACGCAAGAAGGACTCCGCCGGATGCGATAATCGACGGAGAACGGAGCGGCAATGACCCTAGGCCTCCCCGACCATCTGGTCGGCACCTCTGTCGGGCGCGCCCTGGCCCAGGCCACGCACTGGTTCGGCCTCACCTGCCTGGTCGGCGCCCTCGTCTCGATCGCCGTGCTCGGCATCAGCCACCCGAGCGCGCAGATCGGCGTGAGCCTGATCGGGATCCTCTCGATGGCGATCCTCCTTTTCCTTCTGTCCCGCCACCGCACCGTGCTGCTCTCGGTCGCCTACCTCCTCGTTGGCGCCGTCGTCACGTACGTCGTCAGCGTTACCCTGCTCGGGCTGCCTGAGCTCTTCCACAGCTCGGACGTCTTTCTCGTGTCGATGCCGAAGATGGCGCTCCTGATGGTCGGCGGCGTCGGAACGGGCGCCCTCGTGGGCGTGCTCTGGGGCACCGCCGGCTTCATCCTCGCCGAGACCGTGACGGTCATCGCCGCCCTCGAGACCGGGGTGCCGTATCACCCCGATGCGTTCACGGTGTCGACGTACCTCTTCCTCGTCGGGGTGATGCTCGTGAGCGGCCTCGGCAGGCGCAGGCACCGTCCGGTCCAGCTCGCCATGCACCGGGCGCTGCAGGAGGACCAGTCGCGGCTGCTGCGGCACGAACTCGACGTGCGCGCGGTCGCCCTCAGCCAGGACACCACGCTCAACCAGCTTGTCGCGCTCGTGCACGCCCACCCCGGTCCGCTCGGCCCGCACCTGGCCGCCGGCATCCGTGAGACCGTGGACACCCTGCACGGCACAAGCTGGCTCACCGACTCCGACGAGCGACTCTCCGGCCCGGACGGCTGGCTCGACAGTGCCGTCTACTCCGCGATCGAACGCTGCCGTGACCGCGGCCTCGTCGTCGAGGTCACGGGGGAGCGCGCCGCCCTCGGCCGCCTCGACGCGGTCGCCGACCGCGAGCTCGGCCTCGCCGTGCAGCAGTGCCTGATCAACGTCATCCTGCACGCCGGCATCGTCTCAGCTGAGGTCGTCATCGAATCCACCGACCACGATCTCTCCGTGATGGTCATGGATGCCGGCCGCGGCTTCACGGAATCGGAGACCGGCGCCGATCGCCTCGGCCTTCGCCAGGCGGTGCGCCGCCGGATCGAGCGCCTCGGCGGCTCGGTCACGATCATGACCCGTCCCGGTGCGGGCACCTCCGTGCTCCTGACGGTGCCTGCGCCTCCCGGCGACGCCGTCGAACGGCCCGGTACCGGTGCGGCAAGCGGCCCGGCATCCGATCCGGCCGGCGACACCGCGAGCGACGCCGGGATCGGCTGGCCGCTATGAGCCGCAGCTCCCTGACCCAGCAGCAACTCGATCCGCTCGGAGCCCTCTCCGCGTGGCCGCTCGCGCCGGCGATCGCCGCGATCGTCACGGTCTCCGCAGTCACGGCCACGATCACCCAGGCCGGCCAGACCGGGAACGCGCTCCTGGGCTCCCTTGCGATCGTGGCCGTCACCCTCGCCGCGATCCTGCTCGTCCTCGCCTCCCGCCCGAGAAACGCACCCTTCCGCGGCGCCGCGCACGTGGCCATCGCCGTGCTCGCCCTCGCCGCCTACCTGCTCGAACAGGCTTCCCGCTGGAACCACAACGCCCTGATCCAGGACGACTTCGGCCCCGTCGCGATCGGCCTTCTCCTGCTCGGCCTCGCCCCCTACCGGCCGTGGCGCCAGATCGCGGCCTCCGCCGGGGTCCTCGCGCTCGTCGTCGCCGCGGTGACCTGGGTGCAGGCGCCCTTCCACTCCATCGACGTCGCCCCCGTCGTCTTCGCCGCCGTCGCGGTCACCCAGGTCCTCGCGCCCGCGCTCGCCGGGGCCGCATACTCCCGTCGGCTCGTCGGCTCACTGCTGGCCTGGCAGACGGATGCCCGCCGTGCGATCATCGAGCGCACCGAGGAGACGAGGGCCCGCGTGGTCAGGGCCGTCGTCGAGCAGCAGCGCACCGAACTCGCCGCCGGCGTGCTCCCGCTGCTCACCGAGGTCCTCGACCGCGGCGAGATCACCAAGGCCGACATCTCCCGGGCCGGCGCGCTCGCCGCCGACGTGCGCAAGGCGCTCCTTCGCGAGCTCGACAAGACCTGGCTCGACGCGGCCATCGCGAGGGAGCGCGCAGCCCTCCTGGCCGGCGGCATCACCCCTCTGCTCGTGGTCGCCGATCCCGACCGCCGCGCCGCCGCCTTCCATACCGACCAGCGCGCCGCGACCGCTGCCCTGCTCGGCGCCGTCTGCTCGGCGCCGGGCTTCGACCCCTGCAGCCTCGTCGTCCAGGTCACCGCGGGCGACGAGTTCCGCGGCACCGGGTCCCCGCGGCCTGCCCTGACCCGGTCGCCCCTCACCACGACGTCCGAGATCCCGCTGAGCACCTCCCCGCTCCGCACGATCCCCGACCGCGGACCCCGGCGCGAGACGGCCCCGGGCGTCGGCGCCCCGGCATCCGCCCCCCGGCTCGACCAGGTAACGATTCAGGTCGGCATCGACCTGCCCGCCCGGGCCGTTCGCGCGCTGCTGCGGCCCTACCTCGGCGTCCTGCACGTGGTGTTCGGGCGGGTACGCGTCTCCACGAGCCGGGCGTACGGTCGTCGACCGCTCGTGACGCTCGAGTTCGACGCGGAACACGGCCCCGAACGCCGCAGAGTCGCACGCCCAGTACGCTGAACTGACCCGGGGCAGACGAACGCGCCGGGTGGCGCAGAGGGGGATTCCAGGTACCGTGGCAAAACTGTACTTTCGCTATGGAGCGATGAACAGCGGTAAGAGCACGTCGATGCTCCAGGCCGCATACAACTACGAGGAGCGCGGCCATCGTGTGCTGCTCGCCAAGCCGTCTGTCGACACCAAGGGTGATCGGGGCATCCTCTCGCGCCTCGGCGTGACGCGCGGCGTCGACTTCCTGCTCACCCCTGAGACGGATGCCTACGCCCTCTTCCAGGAGCACCGCGCGCAGGTCGTCGCCCGCGACGGGCTCGACGTCAGCGCCCTCCTCGTCGACGAGGCGCAGTTCCTCACCGAGGCCCAGGTCGACGACTTGCTCCGCATCGCGATCCTCGAGAACATCCCCGTCCTGGCGTACGGGATCCGCACCGACTTCCAGACCGTCGCGTTCCCCGGCAGCCGTCGCCTGCTCGAGATCGCGCACAGCCTCGAAGAGCTCAAGACCATCTGCCGCTGCGGGCGCAAGGCAGTGTTCAACGGCCGCAAGATCGACGGGCGCTTCGTCTTCGATGGCGACCAGGTCGCGATCGACGGGGCCTTCGTCACCTATGAGTCCCTGTGCGGCTCCTGCTACCTCGAGGAGAGCGGCGGACGCCTCGGCCATCGGGCCATGAACGAGGGGAGGGGGCGCCCGGCCGTCTCTCCAGAAAACCTCGTCCCCGGCGAGACTGCGAGCGCCCCACATGCCCCCCGGCGCGTTCCCCCGGTTTCACACTAGGACCAGCACATCACCATCGAAAAGCCGTCACTTCCGGTGGCACCCGAACGCGCACGCCGGCGGCAGGAACACCATCCAGCGGCACCGCCCCGCAGGCGCCGTCCCCGTACGGCCTGACCGAAAGTTTCTCGTGCCCACCTATCGCATTGCCCTGATCGATGACCACGAGATCGTCGCGCGCGGTTTCGCCGCCCTCTTCGGGGCGCTCCCCGAGATCCAGGTCGTCGCAACGGTCGCTTCCGTGACCGAACTGCTCGAATCGACCGCGCAGGCCAGCCGCCCGGTCGACCTCGTGATCCTCGACCTGCGGCTGTCCGACGATTCGGGCGTCGGCGAGAACGTCGACCGGCTGCGCTCCGCCGGTTCGGCCGTCCTCGCCTTCACCGCGGGCGACGACGCCGTGCTGATGCGCACGGCCGCCCGCAGCGGGGTGCTCGGCGTGGTGCGCAAGTCCGAACCGACCGCCGTGCTGCTCGACGCGGTGCTCCGCGCCGCCGCCGGGGAGCCGATCCCCTCGACCGAGTGGGCGGCCGCCCTCGACGGCGACCCCGAGCTCAACGATGCCGGGCTCAGCCCGCGGGAACGCGAAGTGCTCTCCCTCTACGCGGCGGGCGCGAAGGCCCCGCTCGTCGCCGCCCGCACCGGCCTCGCCGAGGCGACCGTGATCGACTACATCCGCCGGGTCCGTTCGAAATACCAGCGCGTCGGGCGCCCGGCCAACACCAAGATCGACCTGTACAAGCGGGCCCTCGAAGACGGCATCCTGCCGGTCCCCGGCCAGCCGTGAGGCGCGGCCGGCGCCCGCACGCCGGCTTGACCGCCGCCGAGCGCCTCGCCCGGGTGCTCTATACGTCGATCGGTCCCACCGCGGTGGTGTTCTGCCTCCTCAGCCTGGGTTCGTTCCTCAGCCAGGTCTGGGCGCCGCGGCCCCTGCCCGCGATCCTGATCTGGGCCCTGGTCTTCGGGCTGCCCGTCGCGCTCGGCGTGCTGTCCCGGCGGGCGCCGCTCCGGCTGCTGCGCCGGATCGCGCTCGCCGAGGGCGTCGTGTTCCTCGCCATCCTCGTCTTCTGGTTGACGTTCCGGGCCACCCCGCTCCCGGCCGGCGCCGACATCCCCTGGGCCCTGACCTTCACCGGGGTGCCCGTCCTCGCCGTCGGCGTCGCGACCCGCGACCGCGTCGGCTGGGCCTATCTCGTCGTCGTCTGCGCGCTCAGCGGCCTCGTGCGCACCGCGACATCGACGGATCCCCGGCCGGTCCTTGTGGGCCTCGAAGACGCCGTCTATTCGATGCTCCTCGTCGGCGTCTTCCTCGGGCTGATGATGGCGGCCCGCCGCAATGCCGTCCGGGTCGACGCTGCGACCGTCGCCACCCGGGCGGACATCGCCGCCGCCGCCGCGGGAGTGGCCCGCAGCCGCGAGCGCGTGGCGATCGACGAGCTCGTGCACGACAGCGTCATCTCCACCCTGTTGATGGCCGGCCGCGGCGGCATTCCGGCCGCAGCCCTCGCCGAGCACGCCGCCACCACCCTCGTGCGTCTCGACGCGGTCAGGGACCGCGCCCCCGGGCAGTTCGTCCCCGGCCCCGAACTGACCATGCGACTGGAAGCCCTCGCCGCGCAGATCACCCCCGACGCCGTCGTCGGCTCCGACCTCGACGACCGCTCCGCCGTGACAGCTGCAGCCGCGACGGCCCTGCTCGGCGCCGTCGGCGAGGCCCTGCGCAATTCCCGGGTCGCGGCGGGTGTCGGCCTTGACCGCCCGGTGCACCGCAGCGTCACCGCACGGATGCAGGGCCCCGGCCTCCGCATCACCGTCCGCGACGACGGGGTCGGTTTCGAACCCGCCAGCGTCCCGGCCGAACGCC
This genomic window contains:
- a CDS encoding malate:quinone oxidoreductase; amino-acid sequence: MAQVDVVLIGGGVMSATLGTLIKQVQPDWSIEVYERLGEVAQESSNPWNNAGTGHAALCELNYMPQASDGSVTADKAVSINEQFQISRQLWSSLVIDGVLPEPTKFINSTPHMTFVHGKSNVEYLRKRFAALKDQPLFHGMEYSEDPAVIGTWTPLLTKNRPKNQRIAATRIASGTDVDFGALTRYLFDDLATKGVGVHVNQQVTGLKKLTDGTWRLNLRRLVGGHPSTVKARFVFVGAGGGALALLQQSGIPEARGFGGFPISGQFLRTTNPAVVAQHQAKVYGKAAVGAPPMSVPHLDTRHVEGEASLLFGPFAGFTPKFLKSSTWFDLPFSVRGHNIGPMLAVARHNVGLMKYLFGEVFASRTAKLKALQEFMPTAKMADWELITAGQRVQVMKKDPKEGGVLQFGTEVITSADGSIAGLLGASPGASTAAPIMVDLLQRCFPEQYPAWEPRLRELIPSLGTTLSDAPARAAASLAATAATLHLTNP
- a CDS encoding response regulator; this encodes METTESERRVAVIIEDDDDIRHLLEAVLTQAGFDAIATSNGVDGVRAVRAYDPIVTTLDVSMPGMDGLETAKRIRAFSSTYIVMLTARDEEIDTLQGLEAGADDYMTKPFRPRELRARIDAMMRRPRQALVSPSSNYADAPSADASDDSGFPAAPAEYATSEQSTTDYAQAASAPEYAQAPPVEYRPAAAAPQYQQPPAAQPTTYQQAPQYQQAPPVQYQMAPPPQAAPPVKYQQAPPPGYVPAPSGWVPAPVEYAPAPPQGWATAPTPAAPPVAQPPASAPSNALALIAPQPAVPEAADWMEHNGLRLSPEMRLAVLGTAELDLTRTEFDLLAALLDSKRRVRSKADLALLLRGESYVTAYYVNEADKRAVEAHMGNLRRKLGDSLTTPRWLETVRGVGYRLAASEDD
- a CDS encoding glycoside hydrolase family 6 protein is translated as MHPSGSRTGLVLGIIALAVPVLALGTFVSAFALQVPGGQTVNPLATTSFYVNPSSSAAQAAADAAERSGATSVTATALRRLAAQPAAIWLTPEKYPLDTVGEEVATITDAAIKDGKTAVFVLYGIPNRDCGNFSAGGLSVLEYPGWVKAIATTLTLREAVVILEPDALSLATQCNNVEERVHEVHTAVDLLAPTRATVYLDAGHSEWIAPSAMAGLLNRSGIASVRGFATNVSNYMDSAAEHAYAQQVSDLTNGAHYVIDTSRNGAGSNGEWCNPPGRALGVLPSVVSNQGAQDANLWIKQPGESDGTCNGGPTAGDWWNAQALALTKAAGW
- a CDS encoding ATP-binding protein; translated protein: MTLGLPDHLVGTSVGRALAQATHWFGLTCLVGALVSIAVLGISHPSAQIGVSLIGILSMAILLFLLSRHRTVLLSVAYLLVGAVVTYVVSVTLLGLPELFHSSDVFLVSMPKMALLMVGGVGTGALVGVLWGTAGFILAETVTVIAALETGVPYHPDAFTVSTYLFLVGVMLVSGLGRRRHRPVQLAMHRALQEDQSRLLRHELDVRAVALSQDTTLNQLVALVHAHPGPLGPHLAAGIRETVDTLHGTSWLTDSDERLSGPDGWLDSAVYSAIERCRDRGLVVEVTGERAALGRLDAVADRELGLAVQQCLINVILHAGIVSAEVVIESTDHDLSVMVMDAGRGFTESETGADRLGLRQAVRRRIERLGGSVTIMTRPGAGTSVLLTVPAPPGDAVERPGTGAASGPASDPAGDTASDAGIGWPL
- a CDS encoding thymidine kinase, which translates into the protein MAKLYFRYGAMNSGKSTSMLQAAYNYEERGHRVLLAKPSVDTKGDRGILSRLGVTRGVDFLLTPETDAYALFQEHRAQVVARDGLDVSALLVDEAQFLTEAQVDDLLRIAILENIPVLAYGIRTDFQTVAFPGSRRLLEIAHSLEELKTICRCGRKAVFNGRKIDGRFVFDGDQVAIDGAFVTYESLCGSCYLEESGGRLGHRAMNEGRGRPAVSPENLVPGETASAPHAPRRVPPVSH
- a CDS encoding intein-containing Rv2578c family radical SAM protein, which gives rise to MRWSGQELTTEQAGALPGLARLNNLVRSVRTPEFAGITFHEILAKSALNRVPGQSAMPFGWTINPYRGCSHACTYCLSPETLILMADGRQKPLWQVRVGDAIMGTETVGAYRRYMQTTVLASWDTRKRGYRVTLADGTELVASGDHRFLTERGWKYVTRAMRGDDQRPYLTENNKLMGFGLNGLTEATQPNYFAPSYRRGYLTGMIRGDGMMISRDYPRRAGGGNKVRLFRLALTDVEALNRSRLFLEQEGVVTQTRPFSAPSLTRRAVTSIYSGKAASFARIAELIRWVDDPDDDWHAGFLAGVFDAEGSGSRGILRISNKDATILDNIQKSMSALGIEHVLEGARPNGVRCVRVTGGLPMRSRFFGLVGPAIDRKLSIAGAAVKSAALLQVVSVEDLGSTMDMIDISTATGDFIANGVISHNCFARNTHTYLDLDAGKDFDNEIIVKVNVAEVLRKELARPAWQRNAVALGTNTDPYQRAEGRYRLMPGVIAALADSGTPLSILTKGTLIRRDLDLLVEASTLVPVDLALSIAIYDDELQSAVEPGTPSTAARLATVTAIRERGLRCSVFMMPILPFLTDTRAHLDDALRQAKAAGASDVMYTALHLRPGVRDWFMQWLARDHPDLVPRYHELYGRNAYAPKGYRQWLALRIKPLIRAHGLEHGIEDPVTGGVRSRALARPAPAVPAFPGQPVPGPRLLIAGELPPELHPTLF
- a CDS encoding response regulator transcription factor, with amino-acid sequence MPTYRIALIDDHEIVARGFAALFGALPEIQVVATVASVTELLESTAQASRPVDLVILDLRLSDDSGVGENVDRLRSAGSAVLAFTAGDDAVLMRTAARSGVLGVVRKSEPTAVLLDAVLRAAAGEPIPSTEWAAALDGDPELNDAGLSPREREVLSLYAAGAKAPLVAARTGLAEATVIDYIRRVRSKYQRVGRPANTKIDLYKRALEDGILPVPGQP